The proteins below come from a single Candidatus Woesearchaeota archaeon genomic window:
- a CDS encoding 30S ribosomal protein S14: MLEQLRVKPVKYRKFLKHNSPKERSGGISMKKCRRCGSARGHIDKYGLNLCRRCFREVAFDIGFKKFS; the protein is encoded by the coding sequence ATGCTCGAGCAGTTGAGGGTTAAGCCTGTAAAGTACAGGAAGTTTTTGAAGCATAACTCACCTAAAGAGAGGTCGGGCGGGATCTCCATGAAGAAGTGCAGGAGATGCGGAAGCGCAAGAGGGCATATCGACAAGTATGGCCTCAATCTCTGCAGGAGATGCTTCAGGGAAGTCGCTTTTGATATCGGATTCAAAAAATTCAGCTGA
- a CDS encoding 30S ribosomal protein S8, with protein MLNDPLANALSRIMNCERIGSKEVEVKPHSKVIKKVLEIMNENGYIGTYKEVEDGKGNFLVVNLLGKINKCNVIKPRYAVKLGDYEKFETRFLPAQDFGILIVSTPKGIMTHIQAKEKMLGGRMLAYCY; from the coding sequence ATGTTGAATGACCCATTGGCAAATGCATTGTCACGAATCATGAATTGTGAGAGGATAGGCAGTAAAGAGGTGGAGGTCAAGCCTCATTCGAAGGTCATCAAGAAAGTGCTTGAGATCATGAATGAGAATGGCTACATCGGCACGTATAAGGAGGTCGAGGACGGCAAGGGGAATTTCCTTGTTGTGAATCTCCTGGGGAAGATAAACAAGTGCAATGTCATCAAGCCCAGGTACGCTGTCAAGCTTGGTGATTATGAGAAGTTCGAGACGAGGTTCCTGCCTGCTCAGGACTTCGGCATACTTATTGTATCGACGCCGAAAGGTATAATGACACATATCCAGGCCAAGGAGAAGATGCTCGGCGGAAGGATGCTGGCATACTGTTATTAA
- the rpl6p gene encoding 50S ribosomal protein L6 yields MAEKKRHELREEIDLPEGVTATFAQRGIRFRGPKGENERLINNPILNVEVKGDMVSVFTDKDSKKEKKILNSMVAHFRNMIVGVTRGHMYRLKICSGHFPMNVALKGDEFSVKNFLGEKIPRILKIKKGADVKIDGDMVEVTSVNKEIAGQVAADIEQLCRITNRDRRIFQDGIYFIEKDGKKI; encoded by the coding sequence ATGGCAGAGAAGAAGAGACACGAGCTGAGAGAGGAGATTGATTTGCCTGAAGGAGTCACAGCCACATTCGCTCAGAGGGGGATCAGGTTCAGGGGCCCTAAGGGGGAGAATGAGAGGCTCATCAACAATCCTATCTTGAATGTCGAGGTGAAAGGGGATATGGTTTCGGTTTTCACTGATAAGGATTCCAAGAAGGAGAAGAAGATCCTCAACTCGATGGTGGCCCATTTCAGGAACATGATTGTAGGGGTTACAAGAGGCCACATGTACAGGCTGAAGATCTGTTCAGGCCACTTCCCCATGAATGTCGCGCTGAAGGGTGATGAGTTCAGTGTCAAGAATTTCCTTGGTGAGAAGATTCCAAGGATCTTGAAGATAAAGAAGGGTGCAGATGTCAAGATCGATGGTGATATGGTTGAGGTCACTTCAGTCAACAAGGAGATCGCCGGTCAGGTTGCGGCTGATATAGAGCAGCTTTGCAGGATAACGAACCGTGACAGGAGGATATTCCAGGATGGTATATATTTCATAGAGAAGGATGGTAAGAAGATTTAG
- the rpl32e gene encoding 50S ribosomal protein L32e (contacts helix 25 of domain II of the 23S rRNA): protein MDLLKIRKEMKAKKPEFTAQDSHKAGRVQKKYRRPKGIHSKIRMGWKSYKKKIKVGYKSPCAVRGLSVQGLIPVVVANAAAVRAIDPGIQGAVISSSVGMKRREELIRLLVEKKVIILNIRDPEKKLKEIGAGLKEKREKRTMREASKKEKEKDLKKKAEEKSKEEKKEGVEEIVDEDKKMQEKRDMDKLLTKKDSV, encoded by the coding sequence ATGGATTTGCTCAAGATCAGGAAAGAGATGAAGGCGAAGAAGCCTGAATTCACTGCCCAGGATTCTCATAAGGCGGGCAGGGTGCAGAAGAAGTACAGGAGACCGAAAGGCATCCATTCCAAGATAAGGATGGGGTGGAAGAGCTACAAGAAGAAGATAAAGGTGGGCTATAAGTCACCTTGTGCTGTCAGGGGTCTCTCGGTGCAGGGCCTTATTCCTGTTGTCGTGGCGAATGCAGCTGCTGTCAGGGCTATTGATCCCGGGATTCAGGGCGCGGTCATCTCTTCATCAGTTGGCATGAAGAGGAGAGAGGAACTGATAAGGCTGCTCGTGGAGAAGAAGGTTATCATACTCAATATCCGTGATCCTGAGAAGAAACTGAAGGAAATCGGGGCTGGATTGAAGGAGAAGAGAGAGAAGAGGACAATGAGGGAAGCTTCGAAGAAGGAGAAGGAGAAGGATCTCAAGAAGAAGGCAGAGGAGAAGAGCAAGGAAGAGAAGAAAGAGGGTGTCGAGGAGATTGTCGATGAGGACAAGAAGATGCAGGAGAAGAGGGATATGGATAAGCTCCTGACAAAGAAAGACTCTGTTTAA
- a CDS encoding 50S ribosomal protein L19e has protein sequence MKLKLQKKLAADVMDCSPKRVWFDEGRLEEIKEAITKADIRRLVKDRAIGEKPIRGISRARANKIKIQKSKGRQKGHGSRKGKKGARLPRKEAWMFKIRKQRDFLMRVKLSGKVSVKDYRLLYLKAKGGFFRSLRHMKLYIDEHGMFKK, from the coding sequence ATGAAACTCAAACTTCAGAAAAAGCTGGCTGCTGATGTCATGGACTGCTCTCCGAAGAGGGTATGGTTTGATGAGGGGAGGCTTGAAGAGATTAAGGAAGCCATCACAAAGGCTGACATAAGGCGGCTGGTCAAGGACAGGGCTATCGGAGAGAAGCCGATAAGGGGCATCTCAAGGGCCCGCGCGAACAAGATCAAGATCCAGAAATCCAAGGGCAGGCAGAAAGGCCATGGTTCCAGGAAAGGTAAGAAAGGGGCTAGGCTGCCGAGGAAGGAGGCATGGATGTTTAAAATAAGGAAGCAGAGGGATTTCCTGATGAGGGTCAAATTGTCAGGTAAGGTGTCTGTCAAGGACTACAGGTTGCTTTACCTTAAGGCAAAGGGCGGATTTTTCAGGAGCCTCAGGCACATGAAACTTTATATTGATGAACATGGGATGTTCAAGAAGTGA
- a CDS encoding 50S ribosomal protein L18: MKSRYNIPFRRKLEGKTDYRKRLKLLSSGSRRLVIRKSLKNMTAQVIEFAPEGDKVLLSASSRELIKMGWTAPRSNVPAAYLVGLLLASKAKAGKVSGRIIVDIGLATSVRGSRLYALVRGAIDGGLGIECSKDILPDDDRVSGKHISEYSDKRQFKYDAAKLPELFDKVKKQIMGAR, encoded by the coding sequence ATGAAGAGCAGATATAATATACCTTTCAGGAGGAAGCTTGAAGGAAAGACTGATTATCGTAAGAGGCTCAAGCTGCTCTCTTCTGGAAGCAGGAGACTGGTGATCAGGAAATCGCTGAAGAATATGACTGCACAGGTCATCGAGTTTGCACCTGAGGGTGACAAGGTGCTGCTCTCAGCATCTTCGAGGGAGCTCATCAAGATGGGTTGGACAGCCCCGAGGTCAAATGTTCCTGCAGCATATCTTGTGGGTCTGCTGCTTGCGAGCAAGGCGAAGGCTGGGAAAGTCAGCGGCAGGATAATCGTCGATATCGGTTTGGCGACATCTGTCAGGGGTTCCAGGCTGTATGCTCTTGTCAGGGGTGCTATTGATGGCGGCCTTGGGATAGAATGCTCAAAGGATATCCTGCCTGATGATGATAGGGTCTCAGGCAAGCATATTTCAGAATACTCGGATAAAAGACAGTTCAAGTATGATGCTGCAAAGCTTCCTGAATTGTTTGATAAGGTCAAAAAACAGATTATGGGTGCTAGATGA
- the rpsE gene encoding 30S ribosomal protein S5, giving the protein MRGRPEKDQAVWNPKTSLGKQVKEGIITDIDQILDEGRKILESEIIDVLIPDLKSDLLLIGQAKGKFGGGQRRVFRQTQKKTMEGNKPKFTTYAVVGNENGYIGLSEGSAKETVPAREKAFRNAKLDIFKIRRGCGSWQCGCKTPHTIPFKVTGKCGSVIIVLKPAPKGAGLKVEKECGKILKMAGIKDIWSKAYGQSKTKVNLLLALKDALKKLMSTKVDAKFEERLGIVEGKIVSQKPEIEESE; this is encoded by the coding sequence ATGAGGGGAAGGCCGGAGAAGGATCAGGCAGTCTGGAATCCGAAGACCTCTTTGGGGAAGCAGGTCAAAGAGGGGATTATCACAGATATTGATCAGATACTTGATGAAGGCAGGAAGATTCTGGAGTCAGAGATAATTGATGTCCTGATCCCTGACCTTAAGTCAGACCTTCTGCTTATCGGCCAGGCAAAGGGCAAGTTTGGAGGAGGCCAGAGAAGGGTCTTCAGGCAGACGCAGAAGAAGACAATGGAGGGCAACAAGCCGAAGTTCACGACTTATGCTGTCGTCGGCAATGAGAACGGGTATATCGGCCTGAGCGAGGGGAGCGCAAAAGAGACTGTCCCTGCGAGGGAGAAGGCGTTCAGGAATGCCAAGCTTGACATTTTCAAGATCAGGAGAGGATGCGGCTCATGGCAGTGCGGCTGTAAGACTCCTCATACCATACCTTTCAAGGTTACCGGCAAGTGCGGCTCTGTCATTATTGTCCTGAAGCCCGCCCCGAAGGGTGCTGGACTGAAGGTCGAGAAGGAATGCGGCAAGATACTGAAGATGGCTGGCATCAAGGATATATGGTCAAAGGCCTATGGCCAGAGCAAGACGAAGGTGAATCTGCTGCTGGCATTGAAGGATGCCCTGAAGAAGCTCATGTCGACGAAAGTTGATGCGAAGTTTGAGGAGAGGCTTGGCATCGTAGAGGGGAAGATTGTCAGCCAGAAGCCTGAGATTGAGGAAAGTGAGTGA
- a CDS encoding uL30 family ribosomal protein, whose translation MEKESGKKVQNGKIAIIRLRGLTGIRKPIKDTLLMLNLIRKHHCVVLDPNPSVMGMIRKAKDYITWGFIDDETQKLLVDKRSEKDSDGNMRPYFRLHPPRKGFERKGVKRTFRIGGALGDRGEKINDLIKRMI comes from the coding sequence ATGGAAAAGGAATCTGGGAAAAAAGTGCAGAACGGAAAGATCGCCATTATCAGGCTTAGGGGCCTCACAGGCATAAGGAAGCCTATTAAGGATACATTGCTGATGCTGAACCTCATCAGGAAGCATCATTGTGTTGTGCTTGATCCCAACCCTTCGGTCATGGGTATGATAAGGAAGGCCAAGGATTATATCACATGGGGTTTCATTGATGATGAAACTCAAAAGCTCCTTGTCGATAAGAGGAGCGAGAAGGATTCGGATGGTAATATGAGGCCTTATTTCAGGCTGCACCCGCCGAGGAAAGGTTTTGAGAGGAAAGGTGTCAAGAGGACTTTCAGGATCGGAGGTGCTCTTGGTGATAGGGGCGAGAAGATCAATGATCTCATCAAGAGGATGATTTGA
- a CDS encoding uL15 family ribosomal protein, with amino-acid sequence MVVNKRSKKSRQRGSHTHGWGAMKKHRGAGNRGGRGMAGTGKRGDAKKPSIWKDKDYFGRHGFKQKNQEKISAINIAFIEEKFQKLLAGGIVKEVDGSFMINLADMKCNKLLGVGMPTRRYRISAKYASRSAVEKIGSAGGEVQLPVRKEAPAEPVQAE; translated from the coding sequence ATGGTTGTCAACAAGAGATCGAAGAAAAGCAGGCAGAGAGGCTCTCACACCCATGGTTGGGGTGCTATGAAGAAGCATCGTGGCGCAGGTAATCGCGGCGGACGCGGCATGGCAGGCACTGGCAAGAGAGGGGACGCGAAGAAGCCATCTATCTGGAAGGATAAAGATTATTTTGGCAGGCACGGCTTCAAGCAGAAGAATCAGGAGAAGATCTCTGCCATCAACATAGCTTTCATTGAAGAGAAGTTCCAGAAGCTCCTTGCAGGAGGTATCGTCAAGGAAGTTGATGGTTCTTTCATGATAAATCTCGCTGATATGAAGTGCAACAAGCTCTTGGGTGTCGGCATGCCGACGAGGAGATACAGGATCTCGGCCAAGTATGCTTCCAGGAGCGCTGTTGAGAAGATCGGCTCTGCAGGAGGGGAGGTTCAGCTTCCTGTAAGGAAAGAAGCGCCGGCAGAGCCTGTGCAAGCTGAATGA
- the secY gene encoding preprotein translocase subunit SecY produces MASFLDNILANLPEVAPATQKNVPFKTKLKWTLTILVLFFAMGLIPLFGLGQNALQQFEYLSLILGAEFGSLMSLGIGPIVTASIVLQLLNGSGIVKFDLTSREGKMRFQGIQKLLSIFFILFEAFIYVFMGGLAPAAEITGALKLQLDLLLIFQLFLGGLMVMFMDEVVSKHGFGSGISLFIAAGVSKSVFVRLLSWLPSPANPEVPTGALWQLFLGLRTGDPQLVALMLAAILATIFVFMISIYGQAMKVEIPLSFGRIRGHGVRWPLSFIYTSNIPVILVAALLANIQLWGRLLQNWGHPLLGTFNSQGTPVSGFVSWIQYPNVVEKLIIGNIAWPDIWHGLVYLLFMIGGAVVFSYFWVQTSGMDARSQAKQIMSSGLQIPGFRQDPRVMERLLERYIGPLTVMGAIFVGFIAASADLIGALSSGTGILLTVMIIYKLYEDIARKHMFDMHPAMRKFMKF; encoded by the coding sequence ATGGCATCATTCCTAGATAATATCCTGGCAAATCTTCCGGAGGTTGCTCCGGCTACCCAGAAGAATGTCCCTTTCAAGACAAAGCTCAAGTGGACTCTGACGATTCTTGTACTGTTCTTTGCTATGGGCCTTATCCCTTTGTTCGGTCTTGGCCAGAATGCATTGCAGCAGTTCGAATACCTTTCATTGATCCTTGGGGCTGAATTCGGCTCTCTTATGTCTCTGGGTATCGGCCCGATTGTTACAGCTTCCATTGTGCTGCAGCTGTTGAACGGGTCAGGCATTGTCAAGTTTGACTTGACATCGAGAGAAGGTAAGATGAGGTTCCAGGGCATCCAGAAGCTCTTGTCTATATTCTTCATTTTGTTCGAGGCATTCATCTATGTTTTCATGGGTGGCTTGGCTCCTGCAGCTGAGATAACTGGCGCTTTGAAGCTCCAGCTTGATCTGCTTTTGATATTCCAGCTTTTCCTGGGAGGCTTGATGGTCATGTTCATGGATGAAGTCGTCTCAAAGCACGGCTTCGGTTCTGGCATCTCATTGTTCATCGCAGCTGGAGTGTCTAAATCTGTTTTTGTCAGGCTTCTTTCATGGCTTCCGAGCCCTGCTAATCCCGAGGTCCCGACTGGTGCTCTTTGGCAGCTTTTCCTCGGCTTGAGGACAGGTGATCCTCAGCTTGTTGCTCTGATGCTTGCTGCCATCCTCGCTACTATCTTTGTTTTCATGATTTCCATTTATGGTCAGGCCATGAAGGTCGAGATCCCTCTTTCTTTCGGCAGGATAAGGGGTCATGGCGTCAGGTGGCCGCTCTCATTCATTTATACTTCAAACATCCCGGTCATTTTGGTGGCAGCTTTGCTTGCTAATATACAGCTTTGGGGCAGATTGCTGCAGAATTGGGGGCATCCTTTGCTTGGCACATTCAATTCTCAGGGCACTCCTGTTTCAGGTTTTGTCTCCTGGATCCAGTATCCTAATGTTGTCGAGAAGCTGATTATAGGGAATATCGCATGGCCGGACATCTGGCATGGATTGGTCTATCTTTTGTTCATGATAGGAGGAGCTGTGGTTTTCTCGTATTTCTGGGTCCAGACATCTGGCATGGATGCGAGAAGCCAGGCTAAGCAGATCATGTCTTCTGGTCTCCAGATTCCTGGCTTCAGGCAGGATCCGAGAGTCATGGAGAGGTTGCTTGAGAGATATATCGGTCCTTTGACTGTCATGGGAGCGATTTTTGTCGGGTTCATCGCTGCAAGTGCTGATCTTATCGGCGCTCTTAGCTCTGGCACTGGTATCCTGCTCACTGTTATGATTATCTACAAGCTGTACGAGGATATTGCTCGTAAGCATATGTTTGATATGCATCCTGCGATGCGTAAGTTCATGAAGTTTTAG
- a CDS encoding DUF106 domain-containing protein, producing MFENLLNPVFDPLLRLQPFYVILMLSLGITVVMTMAYKYLTDQKLMKQLKDELKMHQDEMKKHKEDPKKMMELQKKAMQTNMQYMTHSFKPTLFTLIPLIIIFGWMNANLAFAPIYPASDFSVTAFFPEGSAGSASLSSVPELVIGDPDVEIADSQATWDLKGNAGEYVLTVSYDGKEYHKELLIDNYKYAKFQEIFKNEKVKIIQINNPPNKPLGSISIFGWHPGWLGTYIILSLVFSIVLRKLLKVV from the coding sequence ATGTTTGAGAATCTTTTGAATCCTGTATTTGATCCTCTTCTCAGGCTCCAGCCTTTCTATGTCATCCTGATGCTTTCTTTGGGCATCACTGTTGTCATGACTATGGCTTACAAGTACTTGACTGACCAGAAGCTGATGAAGCAGCTCAAGGATGAGCTCAAGATGCATCAGGACGAGATGAAGAAGCACAAGGAGGATCCTAAGAAGATGATGGAGCTCCAGAAGAAGGCCATGCAGACAAATATGCAGTACATGACCCATTCCTTCAAGCCGACTTTATTCACTCTTATCCCTTTGATCATAATATTTGGCTGGATGAATGCCAATCTGGCTTTTGCCCCGATTTATCCTGCTTCTGATTTCTCAGTCACTGCTTTTTTTCCAGAAGGTTCAGCTGGTTCTGCGAGCCTGTCATCTGTTCCTGAGCTTGTCATCGGGGATCCTGATGTTGAGATTGCTGATTCTCAGGCAACTTGGGATCTGAAGGGGAATGCAGGTGAATATGTGCTGACTGTCAGTTATGATGGCAAGGAGTATCACAAGGAGCTTTTGATTGATAATTACAAGTATGCGAAATTCCAGGAGATTTTCAAGAATGAGAAAGTGAAGATTATCCAGATCAACAATCCTCCTAATAAGCCACTTGGTTCCATCTCGATATTCGGCTGGCATCCGGGATGGCTTGGGACTTATATCATCCTCTCGCTTGTATTCAGCATAGTGCTGAGAAAGCTTTTGAAGGTTGTCTGA
- a CDS encoding Holliday junction resolvase codes for MKTKAKGSNAERELFHKFWSSGWACMRAAGSGSTSMPAPDILAGNVTRRLAIEVKVTKAIKQYLTRKEVEELKEFSRIFGAEPWIGVKFNNVDWYFINPEDLDETEGQNYVVSIPIAKRKGLLFEEAINK; via the coding sequence ATGAAGACAAAAGCAAAGGGCAGCAATGCAGAAAGGGAACTGTTCCACAAGTTCTGGAGCAGTGGATGGGCATGCATGCGTGCAGCAGGAAGCGGATCAACAAGCATGCCTGCGCCTGACATACTTGCAGGCAATGTCACAAGGAGACTGGCCATAGAAGTCAAGGTAACAAAAGCCATAAAGCAATACCTGACACGCAAAGAGGTCGAAGAACTCAAAGAATTCTCGAGAATCTTCGGGGCAGAACCATGGATAGGGGTCAAGTTCAACAATGTAGACTGGTATTTCATCAATCCAGAGGATCTCGACGAGACAGAAGGCCAGAATTATGTTGTCTCAATACCGATAGCAAAAAGAAAAGGGCTCCTATTCGAGGAAGCGATCAACAAATAA
- a CDS encoding amidophosphoribosyltransferase yields the protein MGGIFGIISKQDCVQDCVYDLFFGTDYHFHLGTKRGGLAVKNDEGIEKAIHSIEEDQFRPKFKEDVQRWHGKKGIGAISDTDPQPLVFRSHLGEYALVTVGKVSNLNEIVNESFIRKKAHFSEMSGGDINQTEVIATIMDRGDTFQEGIRLVQDSIRGSISMMVLTDKGVYAARDKFGRTPIILGARDDAYAAASETNSFPNLGFEISRFMGPAEIVLMTPDGIEQLQKPGEKLQICSFLWVYFGFPASDYEGINVEDTRYRCGANLAREDDIDIDIVAGIPDSGTAHAIGYANARGLHYKRPIVKYTPTWPRSFMPQEQRIRDMVAKMKLIPIKTLIDRQRILFCEDSIVRGTQLQQQVQAIYDCGAKEVHMRPASPPLVFGCPYLNFSRSRSEMDLAARRAIRELEGVAEATPEMLAEYTTSDSEKQLAMIDRIRERLGLTTLKYQKLNDLVESISLPADRLCQYCWTGK from the coding sequence ATGGGGGGAATATTCGGGATCATCTCAAAGCAGGACTGCGTCCAGGACTGCGTGTATGACCTCTTCTTCGGGACAGATTATCATTTCCATCTCGGCACAAAAAGAGGAGGATTAGCAGTCAAGAATGACGAGGGCATAGAGAAGGCGATACACAGCATAGAAGAGGATCAATTCAGGCCGAAGTTCAAAGAAGACGTGCAAAGATGGCACGGCAAGAAAGGGATCGGGGCCATAAGCGATACAGATCCCCAACCTCTAGTGTTCAGATCGCATCTTGGAGAATACGCCCTTGTAACAGTGGGAAAAGTGTCAAATCTCAATGAGATAGTGAATGAATCATTCATCAGGAAAAAAGCGCATTTCTCAGAAATGAGCGGAGGCGACATAAACCAGACAGAAGTCATCGCAACAATAATGGACCGGGGAGACACGTTCCAAGAAGGTATCAGGCTGGTGCAAGACTCCATAAGAGGATCAATCTCAATGATGGTGCTCACAGACAAGGGAGTATATGCAGCAAGAGACAAATTCGGCAGGACACCCATAATACTTGGTGCAAGAGATGATGCATATGCAGCAGCCTCAGAGACCAACTCTTTCCCGAATCTCGGATTCGAGATATCCAGATTCATGGGTCCGGCAGAGATAGTGCTCATGACGCCTGATGGCATCGAACAGCTTCAAAAGCCCGGTGAGAAACTCCAAATATGCAGCTTCCTATGGGTGTATTTCGGATTCCCAGCATCAGATTATGAAGGGATAAATGTCGAAGACACAAGATACAGGTGCGGAGCCAACCTGGCAAGGGAAGATGATATTGACATAGATATTGTTGCAGGAATACCTGATTCTGGAACAGCACACGCGATAGGCTATGCAAATGCCAGAGGCCTGCATTACAAAAGACCCATAGTCAAGTACACACCCACCTGGCCGAGAAGCTTCATGCCCCAGGAACAGAGAATCAGGGACATGGTGGCAAAGATGAAGCTCATACCGATAAAAACATTGATAGACAGGCAAAGGATACTTTTCTGCGAAGATTCAATAGTGAGAGGGACACAGCTTCAACAGCAAGTACAGGCAATCTATGACTGCGGAGCAAAAGAAGTCCATATGCGTCCAGCGAGCCCGCCACTTGTATTCGGATGCCCATATCTCAACTTCTCGAGATCAAGATCAGAGATGGACCTTGCAGCACGCAGAGCCATCCGCGAGCTTGAAGGCGTGGCTGAAGCGACACCAGAGATGCTCGCAGAATACACTACATCTGATTCAGAAAAACAGCTTGCAATGATCGACCGGATCAGGGAAAGACTGGGGCTTACAACACTCAAATACCAGAAGCTCAATGACCTTGTAGAATCGATCAGCCTGCCTGCAGATAGGCTCTGCCAGTACTGCTGGACAGGAAAATAA
- the rnz gene encoding ribonuclease Z codes for MEITFLGTGCMVPTKERNHQAIFLKYDKWGLLFDCGEGTQRQLRIAGIKPSQISKIFLSHWHGDHVLGLPGLLQTISASEYEGKLEIYGPKGTKQRIEYMLKAFEFDMQIEIEIKEISDKVAYENSRFSIEAYKLNHRIPCYGYNFLEKDRLRINLDYVRKLGIPDGPVLGRLQSGKDAEWKGKKIKVEDATYVVEGKKISFIFDTSLFNGCYEMAESADLLICEAVYASGHEEKAEEYKHLTARDAALIASNAGVKKLILTHFSQRYKDISEIEEDARNYFENIQCAYDFMKVNL; via the coding sequence ATGGAAATCACATTTTTAGGAACAGGATGCATGGTGCCGACAAAGGAAAGGAACCATCAGGCAATCTTCCTCAAATACGACAAATGGGGGCTGCTTTTCGACTGCGGCGAGGGAACACAGAGGCAGCTCCGCATAGCAGGGATCAAACCATCGCAGATAAGCAAGATATTCCTATCCCATTGGCATGGAGACCATGTGCTTGGGCTTCCAGGACTGCTCCAGACAATAAGCGCGAGCGAGTATGAAGGGAAATTAGAGATATACGGGCCAAAAGGGACCAAACAGAGAATAGAATACATGCTCAAGGCATTCGAGTTCGACATGCAGATAGAGATCGAGATAAAAGAGATATCAGACAAAGTGGCCTATGAGAACAGCAGATTCTCAATCGAGGCATACAAGCTCAACCACAGGATACCCTGCTACGGATACAACTTCCTCGAGAAGGACAGGCTACGCATAAATCTGGATTATGTCCGCAAGCTCGGTATACCTGACGGTCCGGTGCTCGGGAGACTGCAGAGCGGAAAAGACGCAGAATGGAAAGGCAAGAAGATAAAAGTGGAGGATGCAACATATGTCGTTGAGGGAAAGAAGATAAGCTTCATATTCGACACATCGCTCTTCAATGGGTGCTATGAAATGGCAGAGAGCGCAGACCTGCTGATATGCGAAGCAGTATATGCAAGCGGGCATGAAGAGAAGGCAGAAGAGTACAAGCACCTGACAGCAAGGGATGCTGCTCTCATAGCCAGCAATGCAGGTGTCAAGAAACTCATACTGACACATTTCAGCCAGAGATACAAGGACATATCAGAGATAGAGGAAGATGCAAGGAACTATTTTGAAAATATCCAATGCGCATATGACTTCATGAAGGTGAACCTATAA
- the endA gene encoding tRNA-intron lyase: MTIQAVLSTERVLLDKTDEALELFDKSRYGTKLANGKIQLSLLEALYLLEKGKIEILDGRKKLYDFERFLAKATKFEPNFWTRFCVFKDMRNRGYIIKTALKFGADFRVYDRGVKPGEDHARWIIYPVHEGEELTWYEFAAKNRVAHSTKKRLMIGIVDDEGDVTYYEIRWMRP; the protein is encoded by the coding sequence ATGACAATCCAGGCAGTTCTCTCCACTGAAAGGGTTCTTTTGGATAAGACCGATGAAGCCCTTGAATTGTTTGACAAGAGCAGGTACGGCACCAAGCTTGCGAATGGCAAGATCCAGCTCAGCTTACTAGAAGCCCTTTATCTTCTTGAGAAAGGCAAGATTGAGATCCTGGATGGCCGCAAAAAATTATATGATTTTGAACGCTTCCTTGCAAAGGCCACTAAGTTCGAACCGAATTTCTGGACAAGGTTCTGCGTGTTCAAGGACATGAGGAATCGCGGTTATATAATCAAGACTGCTCTGAAGTTCGGAGCTGATTTCCGCGTCTATGACCGCGGCGTCAAGCCTGGTGAGGACCACGCCCGATGGATAATCTATCCTGTCCATGAAGGAGAAGAGCTCACATGGTATGAGTTCGCTGCTAAGAACAGGGTAGCGCATTCGACAAAGAAGAGGCTCATGATAGGCATTGTTGACGACGAAGGTGACGTCACTTATTATGAGATAAGATGGATGAGGCCATAG